A single region of the Pirellulales bacterium genome encodes:
- a CDS encoding DUF1501 domain-containing protein, producing the protein MDGFQKVFSPLHPAFANRRDFLRRAGSGAGILALAAMLGQEQLLAGTAGNLPSDGGLHVATAMNPLAPKPGHFPGKAKAVIWLFINGGPSHVDTWDYKPALAKRDGEKLKNFDPTTGFFQDQVGPIMRSPFEFKQHGQCGAWVSSIFPHMAKHVDKMAFLYSCWTDTNNHAPALLKMNTGMARLGFPCVGSWVTYGLGSESQDLPSFVVMYDTLGRGMPKGYSENWSAGFLPGVFQGTALKHQGAPIDNLDRSKWMSDRQQRAQLDLIARLNRRELAQHAGEGDLAARIDSFELAYRMQMAAPEALDLNRETAATQKMYGLDNPKCGHFARQCMIARRMVERGVRFVQIYSGGEENQRSWDGHIDIRGNHSGFAAETDQPIAALLEDLQARGLLDSTLVVWGGEFGRLPLAQKGANPGRDHNPHAFTTWMAGGGVRGGTFHGQTDEIGHKAAVDKVSINDLHATILHLLGIDHKRLLYRYNGRDYRLTDVAGEVVRDILA; encoded by the coding sequence ATGGACGGCTTTCAAAAAGTTTTCAGCCCGCTGCATCCCGCCTTCGCCAACCGGCGCGATTTTCTTCGCCGCGCCGGCAGCGGCGCGGGCATATTGGCATTGGCGGCCATGCTGGGCCAGGAGCAGTTGCTCGCCGGCACGGCCGGCAATCTGCCGAGCGACGGCGGCCTGCACGTTGCGACGGCCATGAATCCGCTTGCGCCGAAGCCGGGCCATTTTCCCGGGAAAGCCAAAGCCGTCATTTGGCTATTCATCAATGGCGGTCCGAGCCATGTCGACACTTGGGACTACAAACCCGCGCTTGCCAAGCGCGACGGCGAGAAGCTCAAGAATTTCGATCCGACGACCGGTTTTTTCCAAGATCAGGTCGGACCGATCATGCGGTCGCCGTTCGAATTCAAGCAGCATGGCCAATGCGGTGCTTGGGTGTCGAGCATTTTTCCGCACATGGCGAAGCATGTCGACAAAATGGCGTTTCTGTATTCATGCTGGACCGACACGAACAACCATGCTCCCGCCCTGTTGAAGATGAACACGGGGATGGCGCGGCTTGGTTTTCCGTGCGTCGGCTCGTGGGTCACCTACGGCCTGGGGAGCGAATCGCAAGATTTGCCGTCGTTCGTCGTGATGTACGACACGCTTGGCCGCGGCATGCCCAAGGGCTATTCGGAAAATTGGAGCGCCGGTTTTCTTCCCGGCGTGTTTCAAGGCACCGCGCTAAAGCATCAGGGCGCGCCGATCGACAACCTCGATCGCAGCAAATGGATGTCCGACCGGCAGCAACGGGCACAGCTCGATTTGATCGCCCGGCTGAATCGCCGCGAATTGGCGCAGCATGCGGGCGAAGGCGATCTGGCGGCGCGGATCGATTCGTTCGAACTCGCGTATCGGATGCAAATGGCAGCGCCCGAAGCGCTCGATCTCAACCGTGAAACAGCAGCCACGCAAAAGATGTATGGCCTCGACAATCCGAAGTGCGGCCATTTCGCCCGGCAATGCATGATCGCCCGGCGGATGGTCGAACGCGGCGTGCGGTTCGTGCAGATTTATAGCGGCGGCGAAGAAAATCAGCGAAGTTGGGACGGGCATATCGATATCCGCGGCAACCACAGCGGTTTCGCCGCCGAAACCGATCAACCGATCGCGGCCTTGCTCGAGGATCTTCAGGCCCGCGGGCTGTTGGATTCGACGCTCGTGGTTTGGGGGGGCGAGTTCGGCCGCTTGCCGTTGGCGCAAAAAGGGGCGAATCCCGGCCGCGATCACAATCCGCATGCGTTCACCACGTGGATGGCCGGCGGCGGCGTTCGCGGCGGCACGTTTCACGGCCAGACCGATGAAATCGGCCACAAAGCGGCGGTCGATAAAGTCAGCATCAACGACCTGCACGCCACGATCCTGCATCTCTTGGGCATCGACCACAAGCGGCTTCTCTATCGCTACAACGGCCGCGACTATCGGCTCACCGATGTCGCCGGCGAAGTGGTCCGCGATATTCTGGCATAG
- a CDS encoding PSD1 and planctomycete cytochrome C domain-containing protein produces the protein MSFPGLAAPAARAETPVAPDHAVKMAEGLALFQTHVRPLLLQNCFKCHGGDSVEANFDMTDRDRLLKGGDSGAVVTIGKSHNSLLYKLIRHSKKPHMPQDAPQLSAAAIASIAEWIDLGAPYDAPLKQAAKAAVAEQAWTKKELPAAARKFWSFQPLHHFDPPPVKNSAWCRTPIDRFILAKMEATGVAPNPPASKPQLIRRLYFDLVGLPPTPEEIAAFVNDPAPDAYEKLVDRLLASPHFGERWGRHWLDLARFAESGGFERDQDRPNAYVYRDFVIRALNEDLPFDTFVRWQLAGDEFEPENPEALAATGFLAAGVHSDQITKSEVERHRYDELDDMLSTTGTAMLGLTIGCARCHDHKYDPILQRDYYQMLSAFTTTVRSEIDVVENPDEYKREKERFDREHEGYVAALRKFEAEKLPARFAEWDKSSNARHAADDGSWLVLEPASLGSREKATFTRLDDGSWLASGANGKFDTYTFVARTSLTGITSIRIEALADPSLVRGGPGRASNGNFDLTDFRVTALPLAEESKSHAGKSATGAASAHPGNPSRQSVALCNPRATFEQPGLPVRATIDADPHSGWAIDPQFGRDQAAVYEATEPLGFPGGTELTFTLQFNGNTQHNIGRLRIAIRKGPPPKELLGPWFAEPVVGALALPAEKRSPQQTAALLAWYRTTDPEWQKLDRAVRDHLAKAPKPQTVRTFLASEGLTPLNTGSTQGDLFFNQTYFLRRGDGNQKMGVAPLGVLQVLDTAPDRERHWEIAPPPGWRTSYRRRAIADWISDTKYGAGDLLARVEVNRLWQFHMGRGIVGTPSDFGARGDRPTHPELLDWLAARFIAAGWHPKAIHRMILTSAAYMQSSASNPADTKADPDDRTFWRRPTQRLEAEVIRDSLLAVGNRLDATMFGHSTLDPESRRRSIYLTVKRSKLIPMLTVFDGPDALGGIGSRATTTVAPQSLYLLNNEQVRACARAMAARIAPTPQASLESAIAAGYMVALGRHPTDGEAADSLGFLKQQIASYEESKGSDARQLALTDLCQALMCLNEFVYVD, from the coding sequence ATGTCGTTTCCTGGCCTCGCCGCCCCCGCGGCTCGAGCCGAAACGCCGGTCGCTCCGGATCATGCCGTGAAAATGGCCGAGGGGCTCGCGCTCTTTCAGACGCATGTGCGGCCGTTGCTGTTGCAGAATTGCTTCAAATGCCACGGCGGCGACTCCGTCGAGGCCAATTTCGATATGACCGACCGGGATCGCTTGCTCAAAGGGGGCGATTCGGGCGCGGTGGTAACAATCGGAAAGTCGCACAATAGCCTGCTTTACAAATTGATCAGGCACTCGAAGAAGCCGCACATGCCGCAAGACGCGCCGCAGCTTTCGGCAGCCGCGATCGCAAGCATTGCAGAGTGGATCGATCTCGGCGCGCCCTACGATGCTCCGCTCAAGCAGGCCGCGAAGGCGGCCGTCGCCGAGCAAGCGTGGACGAAAAAGGAATTGCCGGCTGCCGCGCGGAAGTTTTGGTCGTTTCAACCGCTGCATCATTTCGACCCGCCGCCGGTCAAGAATTCCGCGTGGTGCCGCACGCCCATCGATCGCTTCATCCTGGCGAAGATGGAGGCGACCGGCGTCGCGCCGAACCCGCCGGCCAGCAAGCCGCAGTTGATCCGCCGGCTGTATTTCGATCTGGTCGGCCTGCCACCGACGCCGGAAGAGATCGCCGCGTTCGTCAATGATCCGGCGCCCGACGCGTATGAAAAACTCGTCGACCGTCTGCTGGCCAGCCCGCATTTCGGCGAGCGTTGGGGTCGGCATTGGCTCGATCTGGCCCGGTTTGCCGAAAGCGGCGGCTTCGAACGCGATCAAGATCGGCCGAACGCGTATGTCTATCGCGATTTCGTGATCCGCGCGCTGAACGAGGATTTGCCGTTCGACACATTCGTCCGCTGGCAACTTGCTGGTGACGAATTCGAGCCGGAAAATCCAGAGGCCCTCGCGGCCACGGGCTTTTTAGCCGCCGGCGTTCATTCCGATCAGATCACCAAAAGCGAAGTCGAGCGCCATCGCTACGACGAACTGGACGACATGCTCTCGACCACCGGAACGGCGATGCTCGGCCTGACGATCGGTTGCGCCCGCTGCCACGACCATAAATACGATCCGATCCTGCAGCGCGATTATTACCAGATGCTCTCGGCGTTCACGACGACCGTGCGCAGCGAAATCGACGTCGTCGAGAATCCCGACGAATACAAGCGTGAAAAAGAACGTTTCGACCGCGAGCATGAGGGCTATGTGGCGGCGCTGCGAAAATTCGAGGCGGAAAAGCTTCCCGCGCGGTTCGCCGAGTGGGACAAAAGCTCGAACGCGCGCCATGCCGCCGACGATGGTTCGTGGCTCGTGCTCGAACCGGCAAGCCTTGGCTCCCGCGAGAAAGCAACGTTCACCCGGCTCGACGACGGCTCGTGGCTCGCCTCCGGCGCCAATGGAAAATTCGACACATACACGTTCGTCGCGCGCACCAGCCTGACGGGGATCACCAGCATTCGCATCGAAGCGCTGGCCGATCCTTCGCTGGTCCGCGGCGGCCCGGGCCGAGCATCGAATGGCAATTTCGATCTCACCGATTTCCGCGTCACGGCCCTGCCGTTGGCTGAAGAATCGAAATCGCATGCCGGCAAGAGCGCCACGGGAGCCGCGTCGGCGCATCCAGGCAATCCGTCGCGGCAATCCGTCGCGCTTTGCAATCCCCGGGCCACGTTCGAGCAGCCCGGCCTGCCGGTTCGGGCGACGATCGACGCCGATCCGCATTCCGGCTGGGCCATCGATCCGCAGTTTGGCCGGGATCAGGCGGCCGTTTATGAAGCGACGGAGCCGCTCGGCTTTCCGGGCGGAACCGAATTGACGTTTACGCTCCAATTCAACGGCAACACGCAGCACAATATCGGCCGGCTGCGGATCGCCATCCGGAAAGGTCCGCCGCCCAAGGAATTGCTTGGTCCGTGGTTTGCCGAGCCGGTCGTCGGGGCGTTGGCTTTGCCGGCCGAGAAGCGCAGCCCGCAACAAACGGCTGCGCTTTTGGCTTGGTATCGCACGACCGATCCAGAGTGGCAGAAATTGGACCGTGCCGTGCGCGACCATTTGGCGAAAGCGCCGAAACCGCAGACCGTGCGCACGTTTCTCGCCAGCGAAGGCCTGACGCCGCTTAACACGGGGAGCACACAGGGCGATTTGTTCTTCAATCAAACGTATTTTCTCCGCCGCGGCGATGGCAACCAAAAAATGGGCGTCGCTCCGCTCGGCGTCTTGCAAGTGCTCGACACCGCGCCCGACCGTGAAAGGCATTGGGAAATCGCGCCGCCGCCCGGCTGGCGCACTTCCTACCGCCGCCGAGCGATCGCTGATTGGATCAGCGATACGAAATACGGCGCCGGCGATTTGCTCGCCCGAGTCGAGGTGAACCGGTTGTGGCAGTTTCACATGGGCCGCGGCATCGTCGGCACGCCGAGCGATTTCGGAGCCCGCGGCGATCGGCCGACGCATCCGGAACTGCTCGATTGGCTAGCGGCACGATTCATCGCGGCCGGCTGGCATCCGAAGGCAATTCACCGCATGATCCTCACCAGCGCCGCCTACATGCAAAGCTCGGCATCAAACCCGGCGGATACAAAGGCGGATCCCGACGATCGCACCTTTTGGCGCCGGCCGACGCAGCGGCTCGAAGCCGAAGTGATCCGCGATTCGCTGCTCGCGGTGGGCAATCGGCTTGATGCGACAATGTTCGGCCATAGCACGCTCGATCCCGAGAGCCGGCGGCGCAGCATCTATCTCACCGTGAAGCGGAGCAAGTTGATCCCGATGCTGACGGTGTTCGACGGACCCGACGCGCTCGGCGGAATCGGCAGCCGGGCGACGACGACCGTCGCACCGCAATCGCTGTATCTGTTGAACAACGAGCAAGTGCGCGCGTGCGCCCGGGCGATGGCCGCGCGGATTGCCCCGACGCCGCAAGCGTCGCTGGAATCGGCCATCGCGGCGGGCTACATGGTCGCACTCGGTCGCCATCCGACCGACGGCGAGGCCGCCGATTCGCTCGGCTTCCTCAAGCAGCAGATCGCGTCGTACGAGGAGTCGAAAGGGTCGGATGCGCGGCAACTCGCCCTGACCGATCTTTGCCAGGCGTTGATGTGTTTGAATGAATTCGTCTACGTTGATTGA
- the nadB gene encoding L-aspartate oxidase: MPLDPVPPKFRPDDLPLLEYSPRYLVPFHPKRVPHAFTDLLIIGGGLAGLRAAIAADPRLSVVVVSKDQLHKSNSAYAQGGIASVWDPEDRFEDHIADTLIAGGKLCDREVVEMVVREAPERIRELIEWGTNFDSEAGGLALGREGGHSHDRIVHALGDATGKEVMRAVIEWTRQRTNVETWPNTFTLDLLMHDGVCRGALVWNPVHGKTLVWAKQTILCTGGVGQIYRETTNPEVATGDGLAIAYRAGAELRDMEFIQFHPTVLYIAGSSRNLITEAIRGAGAWLVDRNDYRFMPGYDPRAELAPRDIVSRAIVAQMEKTRHPNVYLDLRHLEAAKMRARFPGIAALCGEFGLDLATDRIPVRPGAHYMIGGLTVDLFGRTTLPGLWAAGEVTSSGLHGANRLASNSLLESIVYGAHSGREASRSALEMTDDFRALPLENNRADDNSESLDLSDIRNSLKSLMWRAAGVHRDGEQLAEAASDIDHWCRYVLGRQFREPSGWELQNMLVVARIMIAAALARQETRGVHVRTDFPATDDDHWQRHLTFRHAGRTL, from the coding sequence ATGCCGCTGGATCCAGTTCCCCCCAAATTTCGGCCCGATGATCTTCCCTTGCTCGAATACTCGCCTCGGTATCTCGTTCCCTTCCACCCCAAGCGGGTGCCGCACGCCTTTACCGATCTGCTGATCATCGGCGGCGGCTTGGCCGGACTGCGGGCCGCGATCGCGGCCGACCCGCGGCTGTCGGTCGTCGTCGTGAGCAAGGATCAGTTGCACAAATCCAATAGCGCCTATGCGCAGGGGGGCATTGCCAGCGTGTGGGATCCCGAAGACCGGTTCGAAGACCACATCGCCGACACGCTCATCGCCGGCGGAAAACTGTGCGATCGCGAAGTGGTCGAAATGGTGGTCCGCGAAGCGCCCGAGCGAATTCGCGAGCTCATCGAATGGGGCACGAATTTCGACAGCGAAGCCGGCGGACTGGCGCTCGGCCGCGAAGGAGGACACAGCCACGATCGGATCGTCCACGCTCTCGGCGATGCCACCGGCAAGGAAGTGATGCGAGCGGTGATCGAATGGACCCGCCAGCGAACGAATGTCGAAACCTGGCCGAACACCTTCACGCTCGATTTGCTCATGCACGACGGTGTTTGCCGCGGAGCGCTGGTCTGGAACCCCGTTCATGGCAAGACGCTCGTTTGGGCCAAGCAAACAATTCTCTGCACCGGCGGCGTCGGCCAGATCTACCGCGAAACGACCAATCCCGAGGTCGCCACCGGCGACGGCCTGGCGATCGCCTATCGCGCCGGCGCGGAGCTGCGCGACATGGAGTTTATCCAGTTCCATCCCACGGTGCTCTATATCGCCGGATCGAGCCGCAATCTGATCACCGAGGCGATCCGCGGCGCTGGGGCCTGGCTGGTCGATCGAAACGATTATCGCTTTATGCCCGGCTACGATCCGCGCGCCGAGTTGGCTCCGCGCGACATCGTCAGCCGTGCGATCGTGGCCCAGATGGAGAAGACCCGACATCCAAACGTGTACCTTGATTTGCGGCATCTCGAGGCGGCGAAGATGCGGGCTCGGTTTCCGGGCATCGCGGCCTTGTGCGGTGAGTTCGGACTCGATCTGGCAACGGATCGTATTCCGGTGCGTCCCGGCGCGCATTACATGATCGGCGGGCTGACGGTCGATTTGTTCGGCCGCACGACGCTGCCGGGCCTGTGGGCGGCCGGCGAAGTCACGTCGAGCGGCTTGCACGGCGCGAATCGACTCGCGTCGAACAGTTTGCTGGAAAGCATCGTCTACGGCGCTCATTCCGGCCGCGAGGCGAGCCGCTCGGCGCTCGAAATGACCGACGACTTCCGCGCCCTGCCGCTGGAAAACAACCGTGCCGACGACAACAGCGAGTCGCTCGACTTGTCCGACATTCGCAATTCGCTCAAGAGCCTGATGTGGCGTGCGGCCGGCGTTCACCGCGATGGCGAACAATTGGCCGAGGCCGCCAGCGACATCGACCATTGGTGCCGCTATGTGTTGGGGCGCCAGTTTCGCGAGCCGAGCGGATGGGAACTGCAGAACATGTTGGTTGTAGCTCGAATCATGATTGCCGCTGCGCTCGCGCGGCAGGAAACCCGCGGCGTGCATGTCCGCACCGATTTTCCCGCCACCGACGACGATCACTGGCAACGGCATCTCACGTTCCGCCATGCAGGCCGGACTCTCTAG
- a CDS encoding sigma-54 dependent transcriptional regulator: protein MQKPLLLLVDDDRHVLESMADWLREQGYRLDVASDRASAVAAVDRKPYDLVLADIRLPDGDGFDILAHCREHHPDTTVILLTGYGTVEIAVEAIRAGAFDFLTKPLIDEELQMAIQRALHQRQVLEENQQLKAQLDLRFGMENIVGHDHRMRRIFDMVDSIADTRATVLITGESGTGKSLVARAIHRRSSRRNKAFVEIACGALPETLLESELFGHVAGAFTGATTDKLGKFMQADGGTIFLDEISTASPGMQVKLLRVLQELEFEQVGGTKTFRVDSRVILATNENLADAVSAGRFRQDLYYRVNVINIELPPLRERISDIPLLARHFLEQVCEESGRKVTGFSDEAIATLQRHRWPGNVRELQNVVERAVLLGKGSCVVPDDFPPTLSVAVPPMFASSSAAGSLKQALANPERQIILDMLDRHHWNRHATAEALGINRTTLYKKMKRLGLEGSNAPRENPAVAG from the coding sequence ATGCAAAAGCCGCTGCTGCTTCTGGTCGACGATGATCGCCACGTTCTGGAATCGATGGCCGATTGGCTCCGCGAACAGGGTTATCGGCTCGACGTGGCGTCCGACCGGGCGAGCGCCGTGGCGGCCGTCGACCGCAAGCCGTATGACCTCGTGCTCGCCGATATTCGCTTGCCCGATGGGGATGGCTTCGACATCCTCGCCCATTGCCGCGAGCATCATCCCGATACGACGGTGATTCTGCTCACCGGCTATGGCACGGTCGAAATTGCGGTGGAGGCGATTCGCGCGGGCGCGTTCGATTTCCTCACCAAACCGCTGATCGACGAAGAATTGCAAATGGCGATTCAGCGCGCACTCCATCAGCGCCAGGTGCTCGAAGAGAATCAACAACTAAAAGCCCAGCTCGATCTACGATTCGGGATGGAGAATATCGTCGGCCACGACCATCGCATGCGGCGCATCTTCGACATGGTCGACAGCATCGCCGACACGCGTGCGACCGTGCTGATCACCGGCGAAAGCGGCACCGGCAAATCGCTCGTGGCCCGGGCCATCCATCGCCGCAGCTCGCGGCGCAATAAAGCATTCGTCGAAATCGCCTGCGGCGCGCTGCCCGAAACACTGCTGGAAAGCGAACTGTTTGGCCACGTCGCCGGAGCGTTCACCGGCGCGACGACCGACAAGCTCGGCAAATTCATGCAAGCCGACGGCGGCACGATTTTCCTCGACGAAATCAGCACCGCCAGCCCCGGCATGCAAGTGAAACTGCTGCGGGTGTTGCAAGAGCTCGAATTCGAGCAGGTCGGCGGCACGAAAACATTCCGCGTCGATTCCCGCGTGATCCTGGCCACGAACGAAAATCTGGCCGACGCGGTTTCGGCCGGTCGCTTCCGGCAGGATTTGTACTACCGTGTGAATGTCATCAATATCGAATTGCCGCCGCTGCGCGAACGGATTTCCGATATTCCGCTGTTGGCACGGCATTTCTTGGAACAGGTGTGCGAGGAGTCGGGCCGCAAAGTGACCGGCTTCAGCGACGAAGCGATCGCGACGTTGCAGCGTCATCGCTGGCCGGGCAATGTCCGCGAACTGCAAAATGTCGTCGAGCGAGCGGTGCTGTTGGGCAAAGGAAGTTGCGTGGTGCCCGACGATTTCCCGCCGACGCTTTCGGTGGCGGTTCCGCCGATGTTCGCGTCGTCGAGCGCCGCCGGATCGCTGAAGCAAGCCCTCGCGAACCCCGAGCGGCAAATCATTCTCGACATGCTTGACCGCCACCACTGGAACCGCCACGCCACCGCCGAGGCCCTCGGCATCAACCGCACGACTCTGTACAAGAAGATGAAACGGCTGGGGCTGGAAGGCTCGAACGCCCCGCGTGAGAATCCGGCCGTCGCGGGCTAG
- the recQ gene encoding DNA helicase RecQ: MPPPPTSSTPPERVLEVVRRYWGYDTLRPLQADAIAAALAGRDSLVVMPTGGGKSLCYQVPPAVDGSTDIVISPLISLMKDQVDGLRTCGYPAACVHSGLSADQRREVEAGVAAGKFRLLFVAPERVTTPWFMQLVERLDVRRFAIDEAHCISHWGHDFRPDYRQLAVLRKRFSAASFHAFTATATPRVQGDIVNQLGLHEPAILIGRFDRPNLIFRIVPLVDRDAQILDVIRRHSKEAVIVYCISRRETESMAALLQSHGIRAAAYHAGLAPEQRHRAQEAFAEEQLDVVVATVAFGMGIDRSNVRCVLHAAMPKSVEHYQQETGRAGRDGLEAECVLLYSAADAMRWESLVEKSAEESPNPEALVAAQKRLIKQIQSLCNSPVCRHKVLSEYFGQPYDQPNCGACDFCLNEVEGLEDGTVTAQKILSCVARTGERFGVKHIVDVLQGAKTDQIRKFQHDQLSTYGLLRDLPKKQLQAFVFQLVDQGLVGRSEGEYPVLALNERSWEVLRGQLPVRLVRPKERVAAKTKAAELSWEGVDRGLFDHLRDWRRRIAVERGVPAYVVLHDATLMDLARIRPTEIDVLRSIHGFGVTRLRDLGESVLQTIDAYCREHGLSTNQPPAVSSVPAAASFALPEEPKPKPHDVKRAAFDLFNQGRTIEEVVAYIGRAHSTVVQYLAEFIAERRPERIDLWVDPAIYQRVAAVAAGSESPRLKPLHDQLGGAVSYDDIRLVITHLSATL, encoded by the coding sequence ATGCCGCCTCCGCCAACCAGCTCCACGCCACCCGAGCGAGTCTTAGAGGTCGTTCGGCGCTATTGGGGCTACGACACGCTTCGCCCCCTGCAGGCCGACGCCATTGCCGCGGCGCTGGCAGGCCGCGATTCGCTGGTCGTCATGCCCACCGGCGGCGGCAAGTCGCTTTGCTACCAAGTGCCCCCCGCAGTCGACGGCTCGACCGATATCGTCATCTCGCCGCTGATTTCGTTGATGAAAGACCAGGTCGACGGATTGCGGACCTGCGGTTATCCGGCGGCTTGCGTTCATAGCGGATTGTCGGCCGACCAACGCCGCGAGGTGGAGGCCGGGGTAGCGGCGGGGAAGTTTCGACTGCTGTTTGTCGCCCCCGAGCGTGTCACCACCCCTTGGTTCATGCAATTGGTCGAGCGGCTCGACGTGCGCCGGTTCGCCATCGATGAGGCCCATTGCATCAGCCATTGGGGACACGATTTTCGGCCCGACTATCGGCAATTGGCCGTGCTGCGAAAGCGATTTTCCGCCGCCAGTTTCCACGCCTTCACGGCGACGGCGACGCCGCGCGTGCAGGGCGATATCGTCAACCAGCTTGGCCTGCACGAGCCGGCCATCTTGATCGGCCGCTTCGATCGCCCGAACCTGATCTTTCGCATCGTGCCGCTGGTGGACCGCGACGCGCAAATCCTGGATGTGATTCGCCGGCACTCGAAGGAAGCGGTGATCGTGTATTGCATCAGTCGCCGCGAAACGGAGAGCATGGCTGCGCTGCTGCAAAGCCACGGCATCCGTGCTGCCGCCTATCATGCCGGTCTGGCGCCCGAGCAGCGCCATCGCGCTCAAGAGGCGTTTGCCGAGGAACAGCTCGACGTCGTCGTGGCCACGGTGGCGTTTGGAATGGGCATCGATCGGAGCAACGTGCGCTGCGTGCTGCATGCCGCGATGCCGAAGTCGGTCGAACATTATCAACAAGAAACGGGCCGCGCCGGCCGCGACGGGCTCGAAGCCGAATGCGTGTTGCTCTATTCGGCGGCGGATGCGATGCGCTGGGAATCGCTGGTAGAAAAATCGGCCGAGGAATCGCCCAATCCCGAGGCCTTGGTCGCAGCCCAGAAGCGATTGATCAAGCAGATTCAAAGTCTCTGCAACTCGCCGGTCTGCCGCCACAAGGTCCTCTCGGAATATTTCGGCCAGCCATACGACCAACCGAACTGCGGGGCTTGCGACTTCTGCTTGAACGAAGTCGAGGGGTTGGAAGACGGCACCGTGACGGCCCAAAAAATCCTGTCGTGCGTCGCGCGAACAGGCGAGCGATTCGGTGTCAAACATATTGTCGATGTGTTGCAAGGAGCGAAGACCGACCAGATCCGAAAATTTCAGCACGATCAACTGAGCACCTACGGCCTGCTCCGCGACTTGCCGAAAAAGCAGTTGCAAGCGTTCGTGTTTCAACTGGTCGATCAGGGCCTTGTGGGCCGAAGCGAAGGGGAATATCCGGTGCTCGCGCTCAACGAGCGATCATGGGAGGTGCTGCGCGGCCAGCTGCCGGTGCGGCTCGTGCGGCCGAAAGAACGCGTCGCGGCGAAGACGAAAGCTGCCGAGCTATCTTGGGAGGGAGTCGATCGCGGATTGTTCGACCATTTGCGCGATTGGCGGCGGCGGATTGCCGTCGAGCGGGGAGTGCCGGCGTATGTCGTGTTGCATGATGCGACGCTGATGGACTTGGCCCGAATCCGCCCGACCGAAATCGACGTGTTGCGATCGATTCATGGTTTTGGCGTAACGCGCTTGCGCGATTTGGGCGAAAGCGTTTTGCAAACGATCGACGCCTATTGTCGCGAACATGGCCTATCGACCAACCAGCCGCCGGCCGTTTCATCCGTGCCGGCAGCGGCTTCCTTCGCGCTGCCCGAAGAGCCGAAACCGAAACCGCACGACGTGAAGCGGGCCGCTTTCGATCTATTCAACCAAGGACGCACGATCGAAGAAGTGGTGGCCTACATCGGCCGCGCCCACAGCACCGTGGTGCAATATCTGGCCGAGTTCATCGCCGAGCGCCGCCCGGAGCGGATCGACCTGTGGGTCGATCCGGCGATTTACCAGCGCGTCGCGGCCGTCGCCGCCGGCTCCGAATCGCCGCGTCTGAAGCCGTTGCACGACCAACTGGGCGGCGCCGTGAGCTACGACGACATCCGGTTGGTGATCACGCATTTGAGCGCGACACTGTGA